A single window of Blochmannia endosymbiont of Camponotus nipponensis DNA harbors:
- the aroK gene encoding shikimate kinase AroK, which yields MLKKHNIFLIGPMGAGKSTIGRQLANQLNMEFFDSDQEIENRTGANISWVFDVEGEVRFRDREEKVIDELTKKKDIVLATGGGSVKSRITRNNLSDRGLVVYLETTVDKQLMRTQHDKRRPLLRSSSTSGNIRELLEVLAKERNPLYEEISDIRISTDEKNIRIVVNKIIILRNQSTSCGSLL from the coding sequence ATGTTAAAAAAGCATAATATTTTTTTAATTGGTCCTATGGGCGCTGGGAAAAGTACCATCGGGCGTCAATTAGCAAATCAATTAAATATGGAATTTTTTGATTCTGATCAAGAAATTGAGAATCGTACCGGAGCAAACATTAGTTGGGTCTTTGATGTGGAAGGGGAAGTTAGATTCCGTGATCGTGAAGAAAAAGTTATTGATGAGTTAACAAAAAAAAAGGATATTGTATTAGCGACTGGAGGAGGTTCTGTTAAATCTCGCATAACACGAAATAATCTTTCTGATCGTGGATTAGTAGTGTATTTAGAAACAACTGTTGACAAACAATTAATGCGAACGCAACATGACAAAAGACGTCCATTATTAAGGTCATCATCGACCTCAGGAAATATTCGGGAATTATTAGAAGTCTTAGCTAAAGAACGCAATCCGTTGTATGAAGAAATTTCAGATATAAGAATTTCCACTGATGAAAAAAATATTAGGATCGTTGTGAATAAAATTATAATTCTTCGTAACCAGAGTACTTCATGTGGCTCATTATTGTAA
- a CDS encoding anthranilate synthase component II: MNKILIIDNYDSFTWNLYQYFREMGGMVEVRRHDAVNITDIERLSPERLVISPGPGTPDNAGISLDAICYFHSRIPILGVCLGHQAIAQFFGAKLKCARDIMHGKTSLIHHNASGIFNKLTQPLNVVRYHSLVIDGSTIPACLEITAWSACSDEYSEIMGIRHCKLAIEGVQFHPESILSEQGYQMLANFMNY; encoded by the coding sequence ATGAACAAAATTCTTATTATCGATAACTATGATTCTTTCACTTGGAATCTTTATCAATACTTTCGAGAAATGGGTGGTATGGTGGAAGTTAGAAGACACGATGCTGTTAATATCACAGATATTGAACGATTGTCTCCTGAGCGTTTAGTAATTTCTCCTGGACCTGGGACCCCAGATAATGCAGGTATTTCTTTAGATGCAATTTGTTATTTTCATAGTAGGATACCTATTCTTGGAGTATGTCTTGGGCATCAAGCTATAGCTCAATTTTTTGGAGCTAAATTAAAATGTGCGAGAGACATAATGCATGGTAAAACTTCTTTAATACACCATAATGCAAGTGGAATATTTAATAAATTAACACAACCTTTAAATGTAGTTAGATATCATTCTTTAGTGATTGATGGAAGCACTATTCCAGCATGTTTAGAAATAACTGCATGGAGTGCATGCAGTGATGAGTATAGTGAAATCATGGGGATTCGTCATTGTAAGTTAGCTATAGAAGGCGTGCAATTTCATCCAGAAAGTATATTAAGCGAACAAGGATACCAAATGTTAGCTAATTTCATGAATTATTAA
- the rpsL gene encoding 30S ribosomal protein S12 has translation MTTINQLVRNARLTKIVKSNVPALESCPQKRGVCVRVYTTTPKKPNSALRKVCRVRLTNGLEVTSYIGGEGHNLQEHASILIRGGRVKDLPGVRYHVVRGALDCAGVNSRKQSRSKYGTKKLK, from the coding sequence ATGACAACAATCAATCAACTTGTTCGTAATGCACGTCTTACAAAAATTGTCAAAAGTAATGTGCCAGCGTTGGAGTCTTGTCCACAAAAAAGAGGAGTGTGTGTACGTGTATATACTACTACTCCAAAGAAACCGAATTCTGCGTTGAGAAAGGTGTGTCGTGTTCGTTTGACTAATGGATTAGAAGTTACTTCTTATATCGGAGGGGAAGGTCATAACTTACAGGAGCATGCTTCAATTTTAATCAGAGGGGGTCGTGTTAAAGACTTACCAGGTGTTAGATACCATGTTGTGCGTGGAGCCCTTGATTGTGCAGGAGTTAATTCTCGCAAGCAAAGTCGTTCCAAATATGGAACAAAAAAATTAAAATAA
- the fusA gene encoding elongation factor G yields MARVTPIVRYRNIGISAHIDAGKTTTTERILFYTGVNHKIGEVHTGSATMDWMEQEQERGITITSAATTCFWSGMANQFEPHRINIIDTPGHVDFTIEVERSMRILDGVVMIYCAVGGVQPQSETVWRQANKYKVPRIAFINKMDRIGADYLRVVKQLKTRLFANPVPIQLAVGSEDKFTGIVDLIKMKEIRWNETDQGVTFSYSEIPDNLIELSNIWRKHLIESAVEESEELMDKYLSNSNALTEQEIKQALRQRVLSNEIVLVTCGSAFKNKGVQAMLDAVVEYLPSPSDVTSITGVLKDGSIQVKRHAKDNEPFSALAFKIAADPFVGNLTFFRVYSGVVNSGDSVLNPVKEKRERFGRIVQMHANKREEIKAVYAGDIAAAIGLKDVDTGDTLCDPSSPIILERMEFPEPVISVMVEAKTKSDQEKMGVALNRLAQEDPSFRVWIDKDSGQTIIAGMGELHLEILVERMRREFNVEANVGKPQVAYRETIRTSVKQEGKYIRQSGGRGQFGHVWLRIEPMYPHEEGYKFLNEIVGGVVPKEYIPAVDKGIQEQISNGILAGYPIVDICVAIFDGSYHEVDSSEIAFKIAGSIAFKEGFMKAHPVLLEPIMNVEIETPEDYMGDVIADLNRRRGTISDLEDSTIGGKIVFAQVPLSEMFGYATGLRSKTQGRASYSMEFLKYNEVPNNIAQIIINSRKSSNNK; encoded by the coding sequence ATGGCTCGTGTAACACCGATCGTACGGTATCGTAACATTGGAATCAGTGCGCATATTGACGCTGGAAAAACTACTACTACCGAACGTATTTTATTTTATACAGGTGTGAATCATAAAATTGGAGAAGTACATACTGGTTCTGCAACTATGGATTGGATGGAACAAGAGCAGGAACGGGGAATAACAATTACTTCTGCAGCTACTACTTGTTTTTGGTCAGGCATGGCCAATCAATTTGAACCACATCGCATTAATATTATAGATACTCCTGGACACGTGGATTTTACTATTGAAGTAGAACGGTCTATGCGTATTCTTGACGGTGTAGTAATGATTTATTGTGCTGTAGGAGGCGTACAACCTCAATCTGAAACAGTATGGCGGCAAGCAAATAAATATAAGGTACCACGTATTGCATTTATAAATAAAATGGATCGAATAGGTGCAGATTATCTACGAGTTGTAAAACAATTAAAAACTAGGTTATTTGCTAATCCTGTTCCTATCCAATTAGCTGTAGGTTCAGAAGATAAATTTACTGGAATTGTCGACTTGATTAAGATGAAAGAAATTCGTTGGAACGAAACAGATCAAGGTGTTACTTTTTCTTACAGTGAAATACCTGATAATTTAATAGAACTATCAAATATATGGCGTAAACACTTAATAGAGTCTGCTGTTGAAGAGTCTGAGGAGTTAATGGATAAATATTTGTCTAATAGTAATGCACTAACAGAACAAGAGATTAAACAAGCGTTGCGTCAGAGAGTATTAAGTAATGAAATTGTGTTAGTGACGTGTGGATCCGCTTTTAAAAACAAAGGGGTGCAGGCGATGTTGGATGCGGTTGTAGAGTATTTACCATCGCCAAGTGATGTAACATCTATTACGGGTGTATTAAAGGATGGATCTATTCAGGTTAAACGTCACGCTAAAGATAATGAACCATTTTCAGCTTTAGCATTTAAAATAGCTGCTGATCCATTTGTGGGAAATTTAACTTTTTTTAGAGTATACTCAGGTGTTGTAAACTCTGGAGATAGTGTTTTGAATCCTGTAAAAGAAAAACGTGAACGATTTGGTCGGATAGTACAAATGCATGCAAATAAACGGGAAGAAATTAAAGCTGTTTATGCAGGCGATATTGCTGCAGCTATCGGTTTAAAAGATGTTGATACTGGAGATACTTTATGTGATCCATCCTCTCCGATTATTCTCGAACGTATGGAATTTCCAGAACCAGTTATTTCTGTGATGGTTGAAGCTAAAACTAAATCAGATCAAGAGAAAATGGGTGTAGCTTTAAATCGTTTAGCACAAGAGGATCCATCATTTCGTGTATGGATTGATAAAGATTCCGGACAAACGATTATTGCCGGGATGGGTGAATTACATTTAGAAATTCTTGTAGAACGTATGAGAAGGGAATTTAATGTTGAAGCGAATGTAGGAAAACCTCAGGTTGCTTATCGTGAAACTATCCGTACTAGTGTAAAGCAAGAGGGTAAATATATTCGTCAATCAGGAGGTAGGGGACAATTCGGGCATGTTTGGTTACGTATTGAACCGATGTATCCTCATGAAGAGGGTTATAAATTTTTAAATGAAATTGTAGGAGGAGTTGTACCTAAGGAGTATATACCTGCTGTGGATAAAGGTATACAGGAACAAATAAGTAACGGTATTCTCGCTGGGTATCCGATTGTAGATATTTGTGTGGCTATTTTTGATGGTTCTTATCACGAAGTTGATTCTTCAGAAATAGCGTTTAAAATAGCAGGATCCATAGCATTTAAAGAAGGGTTCATGAAGGCTCATCCTGTGTTGTTAGAACCTATTATGAATGTAGAAATTGAAACACCTGAGGATTATATGGGGGATGTTATTGCAGATTTAAATCGTCGCCGCGGGACAATTAGTGATTTAGAAGATTCTACTATTGGTGGAAAGATAGTTTTTGCTCAGGTTCCTTTATCTGAAATGTTTGGTTATGCTACTGGCTTGCGTTCAAAAACTCAAGGACGTGCTTCTTATTCTATGGAATTTTTAAAATATAATGAAGTACCCAACAATATAGCGCAAATTATTATAAATTCTCGTAAATCAAGTAATAACAAATAA
- the rpsG gene encoding 30S ribosomal protein S7 has translation MPRRRIVMKRNVFPDPKFGSNLLAKFINILMLNGKKSVAETIVYSALDMLLKQSNKDCLETFEIALNNVRPVVEVKSRRVGGSTYQVPVEVRLARRNTLAMRWIIEAARKRNDKSMELRLANEFLDAIEGKGYAVKKREEIHRIAESNKAFAHYRW, from the coding sequence ATGCCACGTCGTCGCATAGTTATGAAGCGTAATGTTTTTCCAGATCCAAAATTTGGCTCTAATCTTTTGGCGAAATTTATCAATATTTTGATGTTAAACGGAAAAAAATCTGTAGCAGAAACTATAGTATACTCTGCTTTGGATATGCTATTAAAACAATCTAATAAAGATTGTTTGGAAACATTCGAGATAGCTTTAAATAATGTACGTCCAGTTGTAGAAGTAAAATCTAGACGTGTTGGTGGTTCTACTTATCAAGTACCAGTAGAAGTGCGTCTTGCTCGTAGAAATACTCTCGCTATGCGGTGGATAATTGAAGCTGCTCGGAAAAGAAATGATAAATCTATGGAATTACGTTTAGCCAATGAGTTTTTAGATGCGATAGAAGGTAAAGGATATGCTGTTAAAAAACGTGAAGAAATACACCGTATTGCAGAGTCTAATAAAGCTTTTGCTCATTATCGTTGGTAA
- the trpS gene encoding tryptophan--tRNA ligase has product MNKPIVFSGVQPSGALTIGNYIGAIRHWVKMQYDYQCMYCIVDLHSVTNRSNLHQLHKTSLDTVALYLACGIDPNNTTIFIQSHVPEHSQLQWLLNCYTYFGELNRMTQFKEKLVQHKENVNIGLFNYPVLMASDILLYQTNLVPVGSDQKQHLELTRNIAKRFNYTYGTIFVVPEVSIPVCGSRIMSLLEPNKKMSKSDYNSDNFIALLDDIKVVSKKIKHAITDTDQPPIIKYDPINKPGISNLLDIFSGINEQPISYLEEIFKEKTYSQLKNELVQSMSSVLIKLQDRYYAERSNEDRLRYILHIGAKKAQKQASITLRKVHQAIGLLSD; this is encoded by the coding sequence ATGAATAAACCAATTGTATTTAGTGGAGTTCAACCGTCAGGTGCACTTACTATTGGTAATTACATTGGAGCGATACGTCATTGGGTAAAAATGCAATATGATTATCAATGTATGTATTGCATAGTGGATTTGCATTCAGTTACAAATCGTAGCAATTTACATCAATTACATAAAACATCGTTAGATACAGTAGCATTATATTTGGCATGTGGTATTGACCCAAATAATACTACTATATTTATTCAGTCCCATGTCCCAGAACACAGTCAATTACAATGGTTATTAAATTGTTACACGTATTTTGGAGAGTTGAATCGCATGACCCAATTTAAAGAAAAACTAGTACAACACAAGGAGAATGTTAACATTGGATTATTTAATTATCCAGTATTGATGGCATCAGATATTTTGTTATATCAAACGAATTTAGTTCCAGTAGGTTCTGATCAAAAGCAACATTTGGAATTAACACGTAATATTGCCAAACGCTTTAATTATACATATGGTACAATTTTTGTTGTGCCAGAAGTATCGATACCTGTATGTGGTTCTCGTATCATGTCCTTGCTAGAGCCAAATAAAAAAATGTCTAAATCAGATTATAATTCTGACAATTTTATTGCTCTTTTAGATGATATTAAAGTAGTATCAAAAAAGATTAAACATGCTATTACTGATACTGATCAACCTCCAATAATTAAGTATGATCCTATTAATAAACCTGGTATTTCTAATTTATTAGATATTTTTTCTGGAATAAATGAACAACCTATTTCATATTTAGAGGAAATTTTTAAAGAAAAAACATATTCTCAATTAAAAAATGAACTTGTGCAATCAATGTCATCGGTTTTGATAAAACTGCAGGATCGTTATTATGCTGAACGCTCTAATGAAGATAGATTACGTTATATATTACATATAGGGGCAAAAAAAGCACAAAAACAAGCTAGCATTACTTTAAGAAAAGTGCATCAAGCGATAGGACTTCTTAGTGATTAA
- the rpe gene encoding ribulose-phosphate 3-epimerase gives MKRLLIAPSILSANFAKLGEDVTNIISAGADLLHFDVMDNHYVPNLSMGSMVLQSLRSYGISIPIDVHLMAKPIDQLISDFAAVGATYISFHPEATEHIDRSLQLIKEHGCKAGLVFNPSTTLNYLEYVIHNIDVIVLMSVNPGFSGQLFIPVILNKIRQARKLIDDTNRNIDLAVDGGINVNNIRSILKAGANIFIVGSAIFESSNYCEVMHVFRSILSD, from the coding sequence ATGAAGCGTTTATTAATAGCTCCATCTATTTTGTCAGCTAATTTTGCTAAATTAGGAGAAGATGTTACTAATATTATATCTGCTGGGGCAGATTTATTGCATTTTGATGTTATGGATAATCATTATGTTCCTAATTTAAGCATGGGATCCATGGTATTACAGTCGTTACGTAGTTATGGTATTAGTATTCCTATTGACGTTCATTTGATGGCTAAGCCGATAGATCAATTAATATCAGATTTTGCTGCTGTTGGGGCAACTTATATTAGTTTTCATCCGGAAGCAACAGAACATATTGATAGATCATTGCAATTGATTAAAGAACACGGGTGTAAAGCAGGATTAGTTTTCAACCCTAGTACTACTCTTAATTATCTGGAATATGTGATACATAATATTGATGTGATTGTATTGATGTCGGTGAATCCTGGATTTAGTGGACAGTTATTTATTCCTGTAATTTTAAATAAGATACGTCAAGCACGTAAATTAATAGATGATACGAATCGTAATATTGATTTAGCGGTAGATGGAGGAATTAATGTGAACAACATACGGTCAATTCTGAAAGCTGGTGCAAATATATTTATTGTAGGATCAGCCATCTTTGAGTCTTCAAATTATTGCGAAGTTATGCATGTTTTTCGTTCTATTTTGTCAGATTGA
- the aroB gene encoding 3-dehydroquinate synthase → MEKIIVKLQQRSYPVIISEKLFDDDSYFWPLSVGDKVVFITNDRVAPIYLNILSNILDNLGMITDQLILPDGEKNKSLITLNTIFNKLLQQNYDRSTVLIALGGGVIGDITGFAAAIYKRGIRFIQIPTTLLAQVDASIGGKTGINHILGKNMIGAFHQPIAVMINLDVLHTLTMKEFSSGLAEIIKYAVSLDSDFFSWLEFHLDDLLNLNSSSLTYCIRRCCELKASVVSIDEYDQKGIRSSLNLGHTYGHAIESYLGYTRWSHGEAVAAGIMLAATTALRLNQFSHNDVKRIKLLLMRANLPIRGPKEMTPGSYLDYMIRDKKTILGQINLVLPVAIGHVKTFFNVNHELIFSSIEDTNN, encoded by the coding sequence ATGGAAAAAATTATTGTAAAATTACAGCAAAGAAGCTATCCAGTCATTATTTCAGAAAAATTGTTTGATGATGATTCATATTTTTGGCCTTTAAGCGTTGGTGATAAAGTAGTCTTTATCACCAACGATCGAGTAGCACCGATTTATTTAAATATATTATCTAACATACTAGATAATTTAGGTATGATTACTGATCAATTAATTTTACCAGATGGGGAAAAAAATAAATCTTTAATTACATTAAACACAATATTTAATAAATTGTTGCAGCAAAATTATGATCGCAGTACTGTACTTATTGCTCTTGGTGGGGGGGTCATTGGAGATATAACTGGATTTGCAGCTGCTATATATAAACGAGGGATACGCTTTATTCAAATTCCAACGACTTTGCTTGCACAAGTAGATGCGTCTATTGGTGGAAAAACTGGTATCAACCATATACTTGGTAAAAATATGATTGGAGCTTTTCATCAACCTATTGCGGTGATGATAAATTTAGATGTTTTGCATACGTTAACTATGAAAGAATTTTCTTCTGGATTAGCTGAAATAATTAAGTATGCTGTTTCTCTTGATTCCGATTTTTTTAGTTGGTTAGAATTTCATTTGGATGACTTATTGAATTTAAACTCGTCATCTTTAACATATTGTATTCGTCGTTGTTGTGAATTAAAAGCATCTGTAGTTTCAATTGATGAGTATGATCAAAAAGGCATTAGAAGTTCGTTGAATCTTGGACATACTTATGGTCATGCTATTGAATCATATTTAGGTTATACACGATGGTCTCATGGTGAAGCTGTAGCTGCGGGTATTATGCTGGCGGCAACCACTGCGTTGCGTTTGAATCAATTTAGTCATAATGATGTTAAACGTATAAAGTTATTATTAATGCGTGCTAATTTACCGATTCGAGGTCCAAAAGAAATGACACCAGGAAGTTATTTAGACTATATGATCCGTGATAAAAAGACAATATTAGGGCAAATTAATTTAGTTTTACCCGTTGCTATAGGACACGTAAAAACTTTTTTTAATGTAAATCATGAATTAATATTTTCTTCTATTGAAGATACTAATAATTAA